The Bubalus kerabau isolate K-KA32 ecotype Philippines breed swamp buffalo chromosome 14, PCC_UOA_SB_1v2, whole genome shotgun sequence genome segment TTAGTCTCTGATGAGGATTTTTAACCCAATTAGTCTCTGACAAAAGCCTCATatggttcaaaaataaaattcatcccCAACAGATAACTTTGAATTTTCCATGCTTCACTTTGAATTTTAAGTGGAATGtttgaagtgaaaataaaattatgaaaccaAGAAAAAAGTCTCCATTGAAAATAATGAAGTTAAATCATCCCAGCAGAACTAGAAAATTTGGGAGGGAGATATATGACAGCAAAGCTGAAGAAACCCAATCCTTCGATAATGTCTTAACATATCAGCTCAGTTTTCCATAATTGCAGTAATTCATTTTTCTGAACAAATAAAGAAATTGCAAATGAACAGCACTAGACAAAGTGAAAAACTATTATATTCTTAAGTACTTACATTGTCATTTATATGGCAAGCTTTTGAAAgcttttatttgatttatttctgtggtagaaaaattaaaatcactccTAAACTTCAACTGTCAAATTAATAATCATCTTTTTTTTCACCCTTCCCATATTAATTTCTACTTTGGTGTGATTCATATCCTTCAAGAATTAGGTAACGCCTGCAGCCAACTATTTTAGTTTGAACAGTCAGGTGAAACATTCTAACCAAGGTGCTTTGGACTGCATCAAACCTAAAAGCTAACCCAGCCTCTAGTGAAATGTGCTTCATACTGGCTATACACTGATATGGAAATACAGATTGTAAGGGCAGAAAATGCACTTGAAATTAAGGGTAGATCTGCACCTTGTATACTAATAATCATTCACATACCTAAAAAAGGTATAAGGGGGTCCATTCTGTTTCttgggcttcctaagtggctcataagcaaagaacctgcctgccaatgcaggagacattagagacgcaggatcgatccctggaggagggcatggcaacccactgcagtattcttgcctagagaatcaatcccatggacagaggagcctggcaggctacagtccatgggcttgcaaaagagtcagacatgactgaaatgacttagcccacacacacgcacagtgcTTCTTATTTCTTGGAGAAGAATCACATGAGTATCTGTGAAGATACCATTGGGAAGAAATGCATCCATTGGGCTGGCTGGCTTTATAAGTTTTTACTCTGATTCCTACATGGTACACAATCTAACTTCTCTTTTAATTGAAATCATAAAAGCATAGCATACCATAGCATGGTCTGACAGATCAGTTCTCAGTAAAAGGCAGATATCACGCCTGTCAAAGGCAGCATCTCTGCTGGAATGCCAAGAGGACCTCTCTTCTAATGTCCTCCTCTTATCCAGTCCTAGTCTCAAAAAGAGACTTTCGTTGTATTCCTGGGGTGTTCCATTTCAAGGCAGGCTGTAAAGAAAGCAGATTGTTATTGATgaaatttatctgttttttgtCTTAACAGAACTTTCTAAAGGACTTGCTGGAAAAAGCAAACAAGACTGTTGATGATACAAAACTAGCTGAATATACAGACCTAATGGTAAGACTGATCTTGAAAAGATTATAGCCAAGAGCCTATGAAATATGACTGTGTTCTGGCTAATTCCCAAGACTACACAGGATGAAATGAATAAACCATGGTGTGGGCATTGTATGCACACATGAATCATTTCACTTGAAAAGTGAAATACCTACAAAGCTTCTACCTTGTAAGGCTAGCTTCAGGGCTCCGTGTATGAGCTTTTCCTTTCTTGTGGAGTTAGGTAATTTTCATCTATCAGAAGATCACTTACTCAAAAATTTATTCTGTAAGGATTTATTCATATTATCTGCTTTACTCTTTGATGCtctaaaagaggaaaacaaatatttattttcctactATTATTTGGAAAGTTTCAGGATGTGTACTGCCAGACACCATATCTCCCACATCTTGATACATGTAAACACATatttgcaagaaaaagaaacaatgatgTTCCAGAAGTCTAGTGTAAGATCACTCTTACTCTGTTTTATATTGTTGTGATAAACTTTTGTAATGACAAGTCATAGAATTGAAATTTTTCACTGAAAGTTTAATAAATGCTAGTTTCTAGAATTTTGCCATCTATATAGGTAATTAATTACTCAAACTTCtttattttgaatttccttctctgtgcaaCAAGTACTTTTTTTCAATACAAAATAATGCCTTCTGTCTTTCAGTTGAAATTGTTTGATTCAAATAATGATGGGAAGCTGGAATTAACTGAGATGGCCAGGTGAGTTTAGGAGCTATGCAAATATAACCATTATAAGCtgacctttgtcaaaaatctaaTGCAGTTATATAATGTTTTTCTCTCAAAAGATTACTACCCGTGCAAGagaattttcttcttaaatttcaggtatttctctttttctctaccaTACATAATATTTCTCGAAAGGGTAAAATGTGGGATATCTGCCAAGGGAAGCACAATGAAATGTAATTGTAGCATTTTAATCTTTGCCCTCTTCTCTATCATCTAGGGAGTCAAAATGTGTGGGAAAGAGTTCAATAAAGCTTTTGAGTTATACGATCAGgtaaaaaaaagtgtttcttatCTGTAATTTGGttttttagaaaaattcagaaaaagggaaaaaaaagcctcAATCTCAAGgttatatttaaagaaacatgAGCTATTAAAATTACTCAGCCAATTTATTCTTGTCATAGGAAATGAATTACGTTATATCCCAAATTAGACGAATTTGATTCAAATCCCATGCTACAATTTATCTCCTGTGAACTGTGAATAAGATACCAAACTCCTCTGACccttaatttcctcatttgtaaccaAGAGATAATAATACTCACTCCGCAGGGTGGAATGAAGATTGAGCTAGATGAAAATATCCAGCGGGGATTCTCCCACAAAGGGTATAGTGAGATCACGTGTGTGAGGAAAGGTTGGGTATGACGTCAATAGTTAACATGCtctgtttcttctcatttctttccTCCTGGACCAAGCCAgtcctctggaggccctagtacAGCTCTCCCACTGCATGATGTGATAATGGCCCGCCTCTATTACAGGCCAGGAATATACTTCCCCCACGCCTATGTCCTCCCTCCATCAAAACATTTGTGATTAATTTCTTACTTCAACAAGAGGTAGTGATATTGTTAACATACAGGGAAATAGTAAATGTAAAATCGCTTTGAAAATTTCGAAGCATTTTACAAATGTAAGGTGCTGAATGAGAGGAAATTCGTATCTGTTTTGGGACTTTGGAGCAGTTCAAAATTTGAGGGTCTGACCTACAAGGTTAGTATATCTGCCAAATTTGCAGTAGACAGATTTTCTGAGGATttcaattatttccattttactacCTTTGCCTTTTTTGTGGATGAGGTTGcttatatattgttttattacCCCTCCCGTAGGATGGCAATGGATACATAGATGAAAATGAACTGGATGCTTTACTGAAGGATCTGTGCGAGAAAAATAAACAGGTAATCTAGTtaccttgccatttccttcttaagcAGACTTGATGGATCCATCCAGATGCAACCACACATCTACTTTGGAGAATCTACTTTAAAACTTTATAGAGGAGAAGAAGTAGATTTCAGTTCTTAACTTGATTTCATACTGGTCTGAATCAGTGCTTAACTGAGATAAATAGATTTGAAAAACAACCTTGTGATTTATTCACATTTGTATAAGAATTTAATCCAACTCTTCTTGATGGATTGGTATAACAAGCAGTTTTGTCTCATATTTTATTACTTGACAGTGGTTAATTCACTTCCATGTTTAACTGGATTGTAATACCATCTATGTCCTATTTAGGATCTGGATATTAATAATATTCCAACATACAAGAAAAGTATAATGGCTTTATCGGATGGAGGGAAGCTATACCGAACGGATCTTGCTCTCATTCTCTCTGCTGGTGACAACTAGGGTTGGTGACCATGACACTTAGTAGTGATacattgtatttaaaaaagaattgtgcaCCATAAGGATGTaggctgtattttcttttctatctgtAAATTTAACTGCATATAGATAACTATCCAAGATCTGTGGCACACTCTTTTCAGTTTGTTTCTATACTCTTTGTAATGTACAGTTTTTGTAACCATATGACTGAAAAGGAAGATGTCTATGCTTAGGCCAGTCAAtacactcaattaaaaaaaaaaataacctaacaTATTCTTCCTTCCATACATGTCATTGGACAAGATTTCCCTCAAAAATCCACCAGGATTAGTCTCTAAAATCCTAGTCTCTGATGTTTGTCACTATTGAATACAAGGATTATACATAACAAGCTAAGCATTCTTATTTCAGACAATCTGAAGTCTGCCCAACAAAATAGTTCTGAGCTGTATTTCCAATTAGAAGAAATGTGCTTTTGCATCTAAAATACCAAACTATTAATCCACAGTTAATCGCGGCTCTATGAGGTTAGTAGTCTCGCTTCACTGGGCAAGATATAGTGAATCAACAATACATCTACTGCCTGAGTTCTCATCAGTCTACCGGTTCAAGTTGATTTGATGACAAGGAAAAGCAGACAATGCATAGATCTACCTAATTCTACATTTGTATTTATAAGTCTACTGTCAAAGAGTATGACCTCAACCCATTTTCTAACTGGTTTCATGTCTTGCAGCCTATAATTATTCTAGGAAACTGCTGTTTTGTGTCATAGTCTATGTACTATctgattaaattatatatatcaaGTATCCTGGTGTTTACTTTGCATACTTCTTGGATTTTCTTTCTATGTAGAACTGCTCTTTTCCACCCAGGGTAACTGCTgtctctgaaaataattttttctagcTATGACAGCTCTATTTTTACTACATAAGTGAGTTTTAATGTAAAATTCATAGCACCCTGATTATTGAATGTTACATCAACAATTTTGTCTATTCTGTGAATTCTGTATTTCATATTGAGAAATTTCATATTGAGAAATATTCAGCATTCAAACTAGTTCTATTTCTATCTGCAGATAGTTTCAAATGAGTTAAAAAGAACATCTGAAAAGAAATGCTAACGCAGTCATTTATCTTATTTAGCAAGGGTAATTCTAAAACATTCTCTTGACACACATTCAAGCCACAGTTTCATATATTTGTAGCTAGAATATACTATACTGATTATAGTTGACATGTAATGCTTGGTGatttctcattttttgattgtgaaGCAGGGAACTATGAGAGATGTGTCTCTGAAATTTATAGTTACTACCAAAGAGTAAATGGTTCTGGGTCACTTTGAATGTTGCCATTCTAtaaattcagcactgatttcctcaATTCATATAAGTAACAAAAAGTGAGGTATTTCTTTCCCCCAAGAATGAACAGAAAAGAgattgccaaaaaataaaatttatcatgtGATTTCAGTGGTAGACTGGCTTTGCTTTTAGTGTGTAAATGGAAGCACTGGTCTTAGGCTGAATTTAACtactaagaataaataaaaacagaaataactttaataatttcttgtacttttcttttcttcctcaaaaAAGTCAGTGAACACGTAACCCATGATCAATCCATGGGAAATGTAGGTTACCAAAGTTATTACACCCTAAGAtgtctaatgggcttccctggtggctcagatggtaaaaaatctgcctgcaacacgggagacctgggttcgatccctgagttgggaagatcccctagagaagaatggcaacccattccagtattcttgactggagaatcccatggacagaagagcctggtgggctacagtccatgggggtgcaaagagttggacatgactgagtgactaagcacagcacaagacatttaaataaatgtaaacctgCTTGACCAATTATTATCGAATTATGGGATGCCTCATTGAATTAATAGGTGTCTCTGACATTAAGATGTACAAAGAAATCTCAACAAACATAATCAAATATTTCTTTATGAAAGATATTCTCCAGAGGCGTAGAAATAATATA includes the following:
- the CALB1 gene encoding calbindin isoform X1 is translated as MAESHLQSSLITASQFFEIWLHFDADGSGYLEGKELQNLIQELQQARKKAGLELSPEMKTFVDQYGQRDDGKIGIVELAHVLPTEENFLLLFRCQQLKSCEEFMKTWRKYDTDHSGFIETEELKNFLKDLLEKANKTVDDTKLAEYTDLMLKLFDSNNDGKLELTEMARLLPVQENFLLKFQGVKMCGKEFNKAFELYDQDGNGYIDENELDALLKDLCEKNKQDLDINNIPTYKKSIMALSDGGKLYRTDLALILSAGDN